A genome region from Gouania willdenowi chromosome 9, fGouWil2.1, whole genome shotgun sequence includes the following:
- the LOC114469270 gene encoding ATP synthase subunit alpha, mitochondrial-like — translation MLSVRVAAALARSLPRRASFVSKAVPAACVGVNHLHTHRPWLQKTGTAEVSSILEEKILGADTSADLEETGRVLSIGDGIARVYGLRNVQAEEMVEFSSGLKGMSLNLEPDNVGVVVFGNDKLIKEGDIVKRTGAIVDVPVGVELLGRVVDALGNAIDGKGPLGSQTRRRVGLKAPGIIPRISVREPMQTGIKAVDSLVPIGRGQRELIIGDRQTGKTAIAIDTIINQKRFNEGTDEKKKLYCIYVAIGQKRSTVAQLVKRLTDADAMKYTIVVSATASDAAPLQYLAPYSGCSMGEYFRDNGKHALIIYDDLSKQAVAYRQMSLLLRRPPGREAYPGDVFYLHSRLLERAAKMNDNFGGGSLTALPVIETQAGDVSAYIPTNVISITDGQIFLETELFYKGIRPAINVGLSVSRVGSAAQTRAMKQVAGTMKLELAQYREVAAFAQFGSDLDAATQQLLNRGVRLTELLKQGQYCPMAIEEQVTVIYAGVRGHLDKMEPSKITKFEKAFLQHILSQQQELLSAIRADGKISEASDAKLKQVVLTFLSSFE, via the exons ATGTTATCTGTGAGAGTTGCAGCAGCTTTGGCAAGAAGCCTGCCCAGGAGGGCTAGCTTT GTGTCCAAGGCTGTTCCGGCCGCCTGCGTTGGGGTCAACcacctccacacacacagaccatggCTGCAGAAGACAG GCACAGCCGAAGTATCCTCTATCCTAGAGGAGAAGATACTGGGTGCCGACACTTCTGCTGATCTGGAGGAGACGGGGCGCGTCCTGTCCATCGGTGATGGTATTGCCAGAGTGTACGGGCTGAGGAATGTACAGGCAGAAGAGATGGTGGAATTCTCCTCTGGTCTGAAA GGTATGTCTCTGAACTTGGAGCCCGACAACGTTGGTGTTGTGGTGTTTGGTAACGACAAACTGATCAAGGAGGGCGACATCGTGAAGAGAACTGGAGCCATTGTGGATGTTCCTGTGGGTGTAGAGCTGCTGGGCCGTGTGGTGGACGCTCTGGGAAACGCCATCGATGGAAAG GGACCCCTGGGCTCACAGACCCGTAGACGTGTGGGTCTGAAGGCCCCTGGTATCATCCCCCGTATCTCTGTGAGGGAGCCCATGCAGACTGGAATCAAGGCTGTGGACAGTCTGGTGCCCATTGGCCGAGGCCAGCGTGAGCTGATCATTGGCGACAGGCAGACCGG AAAAACCGCCATTGCCATCGACACCATCATTAACCAGAAGCGTTTCAACGAAGGAACCGATGAGAAGAAGAAGCTTTACTGCATCTACGTTGCCATTGGACAGAAGAGGTCCACCGTGGCTCAGCTGGTGAAGAGGCTGACTGACGCAGACGCCATGAAGTATACCATCGTTGTGTCTGCTACAGCCTCTGATGCAGCCCCTCTGCAGTACCTGGCCCCCTACTCTGGCTGCTCCATGGGAGAGTACTTCAGGGACAACGGCAAACACGCCCTCATCATCTACGATGATTTGTCCAAGCAG GCTGTGGCCTACCGTCAGATGTCTCTGCTGCTGCGTCGTCCTCCTGGTCGTGAGGCTTATCCTGGTGACGTGTTCTACCTTCACTCTCGTCTTCTGGAGAGAGCGGCCAAGATGAACGACAACTTTGGTGGCGGTTCCCTCACCGCTCTGCCCGTCATCGAGACCCAGGCCGGAGACGTGTCTGCCTACATCCCCACCAACGTCATCTCCATCACAGACGGACAG ATCTTCTTGGAGACTGAGCTGTTCTACAAAGGAATCCGCCCAGCCATCAACGTGGGTCTGTCCGTGTCCAGGGTGGGCTCTGCCGCCCAGACCAGAGCCATGAAGCAG GTCGCTGGAACCATGAAGCTGGAGCTGGCCCAGTACCGTGAGGTCGCTGCCTTTGCCCAGTTTGGTTCTGACCTGGACGCTGCCACCCAGCAGCTCCTGAACCGTGGTGTCAGGCTCACGGAGCTGCTGAAGCAGGGACAGTACT GTCCCATGGCCATCGAGGAGCAGGTAACGGTGATCTACGCTGGGGTCAGAGGTCATCTGGATAAAATGGAGCCCAGCAAGATCACAAAGTTTGAGAAAGCTTTCCTTCAGCACATCCTGAGTCAGCAGCAGGAGCTGCTTTCTGCTATCAG GGCCGACGGCAAAATCTCAGAAGCATCAGACGCTAAACTCAAGCAGGTTGTTCTCACCTTCTTGTCTAGTTTTGAGTAA
- the LOC114469772 gene encoding phospholipid phosphatase 1-like, with protein sequence MFEPSGMPLVLLDLTCLILVGLPFLILTPRHNPFKRGFFCNDESIHYPVKEDTISYQLLGGVMIPFTLISIVCGECLSVYMSRINNQSVGTKYVSCVYKAVGSYVFGAAVSQSLTDIAKYSIGRLRPNFLSVCKPAWDHIHCKSVGYIENFTCTGDKFLVDEARLSFYSGHSSFSMYCMLFLALYIQARLRSEWVRVLRPTIQFFLVSTALYVGLSRVSDYKHHWTDVLAGLLQGAIVAVFTVFSVSNFFEQPVEPVVSQEEGASHTSLQDNPSNGNHYGSTD encoded by the exons TTGGACTCCCGTTCTTAATCCTCACACCTCGACACAACCCTTTTAAACGAGGTTTCTTCTGTAACGATGAGTCCATTCACTACCCGGTGAAAGAGGACACCATCTCCTACCAGCTACTGGGAGGAGTCATGATCCCCTTCACTCTGATCTCA ATCGTCTGTGGCGAGTGCCTTTCCGTCTACATGTCCCGCATTAACAACCAGTCTGTGGGGACCAAGTACGTGTCGTGCGTCTACAAAGCCGTGGGCAGCTACGTGTTTGGAGCTGCTGTCAGTCAGTCTCTGACGGACATCGCTAAGTATTCCATCGGCCGACTGAGGCCAAACTTCCTGTCTGTCTGTAAACCAGCCTGGGATCACATCCACTGTAAATCTGTAGGTTACATTGAGAACTTTACCTGCACTGGCGACAAGTTCCTGGTTGATGAGGCCAG GCTGTCCTTCTACTCTGGTCATTCATCTTTCTCCATGTACTGTATGCTGTTCCTCGCA CTTTACATTCAGGCCAGACTGAGGTCAGAGTGGGTGAGGGTGCTACGTCCCACTATCCAGTTCTTCCTGGTTTCCACTGCTCTGTATGTGGGTCTGTCCCGTGTGTCCGACTATAAACACCACTGGACAGATGTGCTGGCTGGTCTGCTGCAGGGTGCTATAGTGGCCGTGTTCACG GTGTTTAGTGTCTCCAACTTCTTTGAGCAGCCTGTAGAGCCAGTTGTGTCCCAGGAAGAAGGAGCCTCCCACACCAGTTTACAGGACAACCCTTCTAATGGGAACCACTACGGCAGCACGGACTGA